In Nerophis ophidion isolate RoL-2023_Sa linkage group LG02, RoL_Noph_v1.0, whole genome shotgun sequence, one DNA window encodes the following:
- the sinhcafl gene encoding LOW QUALITY PROTEIN: SIN3-HDAC complex associated factor, like (The sequence of the model RefSeq protein was modified relative to this genomic sequence to represent the inferred CDS: deleted 3 bases in 2 codons), with the protein MFGFHKSKIYRSNDGCCICKTKSSSSRFTDSSRYEETFRLCFGLSEDRVGDICNACVLLVKRWKKLPNGSKRNWNHVVDARAGPGFKVTKPKKIKNGDGKKKSKLKRLHKLKRQTDSDAHSTTSSVSPAQSPSYSNQSDDGSDIESKQRRSSPSIFSFLDRSYWKRQKVCCGIVYKGRFGEVIIDPRLFKPCCSSKKKKTLVSTQVPSHLPETHPPQLPKNERNLVMALV; encoded by the exons ATGTTTGGCTTTCACAAGTCAAAGATCTACCGGAGTAACGACGGCTGTTGCATCTGCAAGACCAAGTCCTCCAGTTCGCGGTTTACAGACAGTAGTCGATATGAAGAAACGTTCAGGCTCTGTTTCGG GCTCTCAGAGGACCGCGTCGGAGACATCTGCAATGCCTGTGTGTTGTTGGTGAAGAGGTGGAAGAAACTTCCCAATGGCTCCAAGAGGAATTGGAACCAT GTGGTGGATGCCAGAGCTGGACCAGGGTTCAAAGTGACAAAACCCAAGAAGATCAAGAACGGTGATGGGAAGAAGAAAAGCAAGCTGAAGAGGCTTCACAAGTTAAAGAGGCAAA CAGACTCTGACGCTCACAGCACCACCTCCAGTGTGTCTCCTGCCCAGTCGCCCAGTTATAGCAACCAGTCAGATGACGGCTCAGACATCGAGTCCAAACAGAGGCGCTCCTCTCCTTCCATCTTCTCTTTCTTGGACCGTTCTTACTGGAAAAG GCAAAAGGTGTGCTGTGGGATCGTTTACAAAGGCCGCTTTGGAGAGGTGATTATTGATCCTCGTCTTTTTAAACCCTGCTGCAGttct aaaaaaaagaagactctGGTGTCCACACAAGTTCCTTCACACCTTCCAGAAACACATCCGCCACAACTCCCAAAG AATGAAAGAAACTTGGTGATGGCTCTTGTTTAA